In Sciurus carolinensis chromosome 13, mSciCar1.2, whole genome shotgun sequence, a genomic segment contains:
- the Atp6v1b1 gene encoding V-type proton ATPase subunit B, kidney isoform encodes MAMKIDSRSGGLPNSDCDLGTAREHMLAVTRNYVTHPRVTYRTVCSVNGPLVVLDQVKFAQYAEIVNFTLPDGTQRSGQVLEVAGTKAIVQVFEGTSGIDAQKTTCEFTGDILRTPVSEDMLGRVFNGSGKPIDKGPAVMAEDFLDINGQPINPHDRIYPEEMIQTGISPIDVMNSIARGQKIPIFSAAGLPHNEIAAQICRQAGLVKKSKAVLDYDDDNFAIVFAAMGVNMETARFFKSDFEQNGSMGNVCLFLNLANDPTIERIITPRLALTTAEFLAYQCEKHVLVILTDMSSYAEALREVSAAREEVPGRRGFPGYMYTDLATIYERAGRVEGRGGSITQIPILTMPNDDITHPIPDLTGFITEGQIYVDRQLHNRQIYPPINVLPSLSRLMKSAIGEGMTRKDHGDVSNQLYACYAIGKDVQAMKAVVGEEALTSEDLLYLEFLQKFEKNFINQGPYENRSVFESLDLGWKLLRIFPKEMLKRIPQNVIDEFYSREGAPQDAVSDTAL; translated from the exons ATGGCCATGAAAATAGACAGCAGGTCTGGAGGGCTCCCCAACAGCGACTGCGACCTGGGCACAGCCCGGGAACATATGCTGGCGGTCACCCGAAACTACGTCACCCACCCCCGAGTCA CCTACAGGACCGTGTGCAGTGTCAATGGGCCCCTGGTAGTGCTGGACCAGGTCAAG TTTGCCCAGTATGCTGAGATAGTCAACTTCACCCTCCCAGATGGAACTCAGAGGAGTGGCCAAGTGCTTGAGGTGGCTGGGACCAAGGCCATTGTACAG GTGTTTGAAGGGACCTCCGGGATCGATGCCCAGAAGACCACCTGCGAGTTCACAGGGGACATCCTACGGACTCCGGTGTCAGAGGACATGCTGG GTCGGGTTTTCAATGGCTCCGGCAAGCCCATTGACAAAGGGCCAGCGGTCATGGCGGAGGACTTTCTGGATATCAATG GCCAGCCCATCAACCCCCATGACCGCATCTACCCTGAGGAGATGATTCAGACGGGCATTTCCCCCATCGATGTCATGAACAGCATTGCCCGTGGTCAGAAGATCCCCATTTTCTCAGCAGCTGGGCTCCCCCACAATGAG ATTGCCGCCCAGATCTGCCGCCAGGCTGGGCTGGTGAAGAAATCCAAGGCAGTGCTGGATTACGATGATGACAACTTCGCCATTGTCTTTGCAGCCATGGGG GTGAACATGGAGACAGCCAGGTTCTTCAAGTCCGACTTCGAGCAGAATGGAAGCATGGGGAACGTCTGCCTCTTCCTGAACTTGGCCAACGACCCCAC GATTGAGCGGATTATCACCCCACGCCTGGCACTGACCACTGCTGAGTTCCTCGCCTACCAGTGTGAGAAGCACGTGCTGGTCATACTGACTGACATGAGTTCCTACGCAGAGGCCTTGCGGGAG GTCTCAGCTGCCAGAGAGGAAGTGCCTGGGCGCAGAGGTTTTCCGGGATACATGTACACAGACCTGGCCACCATTTATGAGAGAGCAGGCCGTGTGGAGGGCCGGGGTGGATCCATCACACAGATCCCCATCCTCACCATGCCCAATGATG ATATCACCCACCCCATCCCAGACCTGACAGGCTTCATCACAGAAGGACAGATCTACGTGGACAGACAGCTGCATAACAGACAG ATCTACCCCCCTATCAACGTGCTCCCTTCCCTGTCGCGACTGATGAAGTCCGCCATTGGGGAGGGCATGACGAGGAAGGACCATGGGGATGTCTCCAACCAGTTG TACGCCTGCTACGCCATCGGGAAGGACGTGCAGGCCATGAAGGCAGTGGTGGGGGAGGAGGCGCTCACCTCCGAGGACCTGCTGTACCTGGAATTCCTGCAGAAGTTCGAAAAGAACTTCATCAACCAGG GGCCCTACGAGAATCGATCGGTGTTCGAGTCGCTAGACCTGGGCTGGAAGCTGCTGCGCATCTTCCCCAAGGAGATGCTGAAGCGCATCCCGCAGAACGTGATCGACGAGTTCTACTCCCGCGAGGGGGCGCCGCAGGACGCGGTGTCGGACACTGCGCTCTAG